Genomic DNA from Oncorhynchus tshawytscha isolate Ot180627B linkage group LG04, Otsh_v2.0, whole genome shotgun sequence:
GTGGACGAGAGAAGCAAGGTCTCTGAAGGATATTTCTGAGGCAGACATTTTTTTCCAGCAAGTCTTTAAACAAGTGCAGTGTCAAAGACAAAAGAGATTGTCTCGACCTTCTTTCACAGTTGAGATGTTATTGTTGATTACTGTAATTCAAGTTTAACTGAAAATTGCAGTGGGAAGGTGGTTACGAGGTTGGCGGTATGGTGATGGTTAGCAATGTTTTCaagacacacacgcaccacacacagcCTTACAATGAAACACAAACAATTCTCAACAAGCAAAATTGCAAGAGTGAAATATTAAGACTAACAGAGAGGTATAGCCAGCCACATCCTGTTAATTTAAGAACACTGACACATTCacgcaacacatacacacacataagcagaaacacactcacacacaaacacacacataaatggcACCTTCCTCCACATTAGCTGCAGACACATTTTCTCACACACCTCAGTTTCTAAATTAGGTGTCCCAAAGCTCCAAATATGAATCATACTCAATGTTATGAAGGATGTTATGATGTTATGAACAACTTGTAGGGCTTTGTGCTGTCACTAATGAAAtacagactacaacaaaacaaaacaaaaacgtttGACATTTTTTACAATTGTACATCTTTAGTGTTTATTTCCCCTTTGACCCTGTTGTTATGGTGGAGGGGTGTATACACAGAGTGGTGTATACACAGAGTGGTGTATACACAGAGCGGTGTATACACAGAGCGGTGTATACACAGAGCGGTGTATACACAGAGCGGTGTATACACAGAGCGGTGTATACACAGAGCGGTGTATACACATAGTGGTGTATACACAGCTTCCTGAGTCTCACAACAGAAAGCCTGTGAACTGTGTCTGAatgagagactgtgagagagacccAGGCTAAGAGGTTGTACCTGTAACAATGTAAGCCCCGCCCGCAcagacaaccccccccccccaaaaaaaagcagGTGGGGGGGCCCTCAAGGTCAACTTTAAGGCCCGTTAGAGCCAGCAGGAGGGAGCTGGCACGATGCCCGCATCCCCCTGTACGGTGGAAAAACACAGGCGTTTGAGCTGGCGATCACACTCCATCACAGCActcagagagggacagaggaggaggcagggcaGGAGACACTGATAGACGAGGtaggactacagagagagagtgagatagagtgagagagagagtgttgaagagggcaagagagaaagagagatagtgtctgtgcacgtctgcatgtgtgtgtgcgtgtgtgtgtgtgatattcaACTTGGTTTTTTATGTAGCATGAATACCCAAAATATTTCAGTTGATGTAGGTTTTATTGTAAATATAATTTCAATTGGCAATATTTGTAAGAACATGATCTTGAACATGATTTTTCAAGTTTTTGATGACGTGGAAGTTCTTCACATCACACATATGTAAATACTTATAAAGTTAGCTAAATGCCATGAGCTACATTTCTCAGATTCAAAGTACTTGAGAACCATAAGAAAAAGAAATTAAACTTCCTGCATTAAAATTCAGAAGATAATGACTTCCGCAAcataacccccccccacccccaccctgttGAAAAGTGCTATGTTTAATAGCCTCTTTAAAGAACATACGTGTTTATCTCACTCTAGTTTTCATTCATTCCtaattggggtgtgtgtgtgtgtgggggggttgtctGTTATTATTTCTTAGATTAAAATAAACATTGCCCATTCCATGTTCAAACCCATCACACTACATTAGGATGATAAGGACTCTATGCTACTGTGAATAAATAAACAATTTTGTCTGTACTGTTGGAATTAAGTTGCTTCGAGCCTTAAGCATAAGCCACTTTTTTTCAAACGACTTAAAAAGCACATTTCACTCCGCAAATGAAGTTCAATTTCTTTGGACCTGCTTTATATGTATATCTTTAATTAGTGTCTTGTTTATCTTAAACCAACTGATTATCACATAGTCATCGCCTAATTAACGGGCACGCTGCTTAGATGTGGTGTTCCACCCAGAGGAATGAGAAAGTTACCTTTAAAACCTCTCTAATCATTAGGAACAGCCTCTCTTAATCCTGCTAAACAGACACTGTATCTGCTTTTGCTTATTTGACTACGGTGGAATCGCTTTCCTTCCCATGTTAAAGGAGACGTTTGAATCACTCATAACATGTTTGGCCCGTGCTCGTAGTCTTGACTCGTTTTACACGGGGACACATGCTAGTCTGTAGGGAGCGTCTTCTTCACTCCACCGTGCCTGTGTTCTATGTGCCAGTGTGAAGGACACAAGTTCCGTCGTGGGAGTTGAGCATCTCCATTTGAttgttttgtgtgagtgtgtttagaCAGGCCTCCTCTCTCCAGTAAAAACAGTGCGCAGAAAGTATCCTATAGAAGCAGGCTCTGTGAGGGTGTTTGATGGGTATTTGAACAGAGGCGTTAAGTATCCCAGTTATGCACGGAATGTGCCGCTCGGAGTTGTGGTGGGCTTTTTTTCTGCTTTTGAACAGGCAGTTTTgatcagacccccccccccctctctctagtccGAGTGGACTCCTTAGGGTCCAGTGTTGTGTAGAAGGGATGTCAAAGTAAATGGCGTCTGTCAGAGATCTTGTGCCAGCCATCAGCACTCATCTTTGTGTAAGGACGTATCCTCTTTGGACACAATGGTCTCCCCCTTACGTGTCCTCCCCATATAAATAATGAAGAATAAGTCCTGATAGTGAGGATAATGTGACTATGGGATTGACCGGTATTCAGGGTATAGTAATGACTTAGTCTTACCTGAGGATGGGGAGGAAGGGTGTGGGCTGTCGTCCTGGACACTGCCGGTCTGGGAGTGGCCTCCTCCGGCTCCGCTTTCCTCCGTCACGTTGGAGGATCCAGGGGTGGTGGACCTGCTGATGGACTGGGACTCGGGGTCGCTGGCTGAGCCACGCCGCTCATCCAGCCCTGTGGTGTTGTTCTGCTGCTGGATGGCTTCTTCTATGGGCCGCCGCTCCTTGTTGTGCACCCGAGAGTGGACCACCATCTGGTGATAGGTCCTGAAGACCCGGCCACAGTCAGGACACTCTGTGGGTTTCTCTTTCAGGCTAGTCAGGTGGTTGTACTCAAGGCCGTGGCCCAGGCCCAGGCCATGGCCGCCATGATGTGGCATGAAGTCACGGTGGCTGTCGAAACCCACTCTGTCGTCTTTCAGGGGCATCATGGCTCCACTGCCGGCCTTCGAGCCATGCAGAGCTTCGATGTGCTGCTTCTGCTTGGAGCCATCGTTGGAGCCCATCATAGGGTAGTCATGCTTCTCTTTAGTGAAGGCCATGCCGGCAGCATTGATCCTCTCCTCATGGTGCTGCTCATGGTGCTGCTCCTTGGGCATAAAGGCGCGGTCCATGGCCATGCCTCGTGCCATGATCTGCCAGGCCTGATAGCTATTCAGTGGGTCCATCTCTGCAACTTTGGCAGCCGCCTGGAGGCGTTCCATGCAGCTGGACTTCAGGGGGGGCACCAGGTTCAGACAGCCCAGGAGAGAGCGCTTCTCCCCTTCACCAAGGCCATGGCCCATCCCTACCATGGGGCCTAGCAGCTTCCCCAGCATCTCCTTCTCCTTCATGGCAATGCCGGCTTTGGCCAGCATCTGGTGTTGCTCACTCAGACCCTGTTTGTCTGGGGATAGGAAGCCGCCCTGCAGGCAGGAGATGTAGCGTGAGTAGAGGTTAGCGTGGGCCTCCTGGGCCATGCTGTTCATGGTGTTGACAGCATTAATGTCCTCTGCTGGGGGCTTGCTCTTGATGGCCAGCTTATTGAGATGGACCTTCATGTGGTTCTTGAGAAACCAGGGCTCCTTGAAGCGACGACCACAGATCTGGCAGACGTGTTCAAATGAGTCCTTGTGTTTGCGCATGTGGCCCTTGAGGAACCAGGCTTGGCTGAAGACCTGGCCACACACCTCACAGCGGAACTCGTTGGCAGGCTTCTCAGTGCCGCCAGCTGCACCCTGTCCCGCAGCTGACTCGGCCGTGATATGGGCTTTTTCCACATGGCTGATCAGGTCCTCCTCCTGCGAGGCAGCAAACTCACACAAGGTGCACTTGTAGGGCTTGTGCAGGATGCGGATGTGACGATCCAGCTCCTCCCGCTTCTTAAACTTGCCCTTGCAGAAGGTGCAGCGGAATCCAGTGGGTGGGTTCAGGGCCTGGTCATCTTGGGCGCTGGCCGGCTTGGGGGAGGACGACGGCTGGGAGAGGGAGTCTGGAGTTCCCAGGCTGGTGGGGGTGAGGAGGCCACAGGCAGAGCcaggctgttgctgctgctgctgggtctGAGGGCCAAGGTGTGGCTGGTGCTGCAGGGGCTGAGCTGGCTGAAGGAGGCTGCTGCTCCTGATCTGCTTGTCCCTCAGGATGGCCCTCTCCTCCAGCTCATGTAGAAGACGGTTCTCCTCACGGACGCGGCCGCGTCCCTTACCGAGGTTTCCCAGCTTGTGGGTGCGTAGGTGGATTTTGAGGTTACCCTTCTGTGCTGCTCGATGGTCGCAGTAGGGGCACTTGAAAGGCTTCTCACCTGTATGTGTGCGCATGTGTAGCGACAAGATGCTGTTGAAGCGGAATCGCTTGCCGCACAACGgacacgggtacttcctgttcttGCGGGCATCATCTTCAATGTCATTCATCTGGGACATGATGCCCAGGTTCTGCCCATTGAGAAACTGCTGCAGGTCCACACGCCCATTCAGGTTGGCCAGGGCACTTGCATCTATGTCCCGGTTGAGCTGGTTAGCGAGCAGTGCCATCTGACTGCTGATTGGTTGACTGGCCAGGGCAGCGTGGCTCTTCTCATCCAATGGGGTGGCAGCTTTCTCCTCAGGGATCTGCTGTCGGCTCTGTAGGTCAGGAAAGGCGTGGCCCAGCTGGGCCGTCAGCTGGTGGAGCTTCTGACTGATAGGGTATCGGCCATTTAGCACTGTGTTGCTCAGATGGTGTCTGTCAGCGTCCGATACTGCTGAAGACACACCAAGGCACAAACTAGAGTCCTCCATCCTGTAAGAGAGAAGGATATCACAACGGTCAACCACAGTCAATCAACCTGATAAGCAATGCATTAAAAAAGAGCTATGGCTCATCCAAAAATCTGAAAACCGGAAAAAAACGAGAAGTATTAGAGTAAATTGTTAGTGCATGATGAATGGAAATAGAGATGTCATTTAGCAGAATGTCTTACAGAAGGAATTagggtgaagtgccttgctcaagggcacaaacGCAGATTTTCACCTATTcggctcttaaccactaggctacctgccgcccatataAATGTAATTTTCTTCTTTTGATTTTCAGTACAGCTTATGTTCTCACACTTGTGGTTGGAAGACTGTAACTCTCAGAACTTTCTCAAACTGTAACACCATTTTGGATGCAATAATTACACAGTAAACACGGTGGGCGCTGCCTAATTATGCTACTTGGGCCCATCCTATCAGAATTCCTCCAATTACACGCCTTAATGAAACGGAGCAATGCCATTGTCATGAAGCTACCGCAATGCTACAATTATGATATTAACAATAGCACTTAAAACCAAGGGGTTACTTCAGTAAACACACGCTCTTATCTCCCTACTGCGACACTTGTCTAGGCGTAATTCTCCATTAAAGAGGCACATTACATTTGATGTGAATCACTTTTCTCTtgccttctcttcccctcctctcatgGCTTCCAATAAGGAGGAAAACAACAGTTGGTGTTATTGAAAGGGTTCCCAGTGTATCAGAGGCCTCCTAGCCATTAAGAATGGTTTCAATGGCCCAGAGCATACACCGTCAAGCTGAAGGGAATACACAAGCAGAGTCTGTTTTTGTCTTCTTGCTTGCCCGTTGTTTGTGATGCCCTCCCCTCTCTTAAGAAGGATAATGGTGTGTTCTTCCCTTGTAACTGGCAGGGTCAAGCTTCCGACACAAGAAAGTGAGTTCTGCCTTGGTCAACAAAATACTGTATAATATCTCATTAAGCTGATTAGTATGCTGCCTAGTAACAGTGGCAGCGTGCTATAACACACGATTataatcattttttaaaaatcctttCAGGACTAAGCACTAGCATGACTTGAGTTCACTTTTAGTGGAGTGAGATCAGTTTGTGTCCAGACTCCTGTGGATTCAGGGACACCCCCAAcctaaacacaaacagacacatgcacctgcacctgcacacacacacacacacacacagacgcatgcgcacgcacacacatacacacacacacacacacacacacacttcacagggCTCTCTCGCTtttaagatctctctctctttctctagcttgTAGCTATCTCTCTCGGCTTCTAACTAGCGCTAACCCAGACACCCACCAACTGGCAAGGCTAGACAGaacaacataaataaataaaaaagcttGGAAGACTGTCGCACCCTGGAAGACTGACGCACCCTGGAAGACCCTGGAAGACTGACGCACCCTGGAAGACTGACGCACCCTGGAAGACCCTGGAAGACTGACGCACCCTGGAAGACTGTCGCACCCTGGAAGACTGATGAACCCTGGAAGACTGATGCACCCTGGAAGACTGTCACACCCTGGAAGACTGACGCACCCTGGAAGACTGACGCACCCTGGGAGACCCTGGAAGACTGACGCACCCTGGGAGAGCCTGGAAGACTGATGCACCCTGGAAGACTGATGCACCCTGGAAGACTGCCGCACCCTGGAAGACTGACGCACCCTGGAAGATTGACACACCCTGGAAGACTGACGCGCCCTGGAAGACTGACGCACCCTGGAAGACTGACGCACCTTGGAAGACTGATGCACCCTGGAAGACGGATGCACCCTGGAAGACTGACGCACCCTGGAAGACTGACGCACCCTGGAAGACTGACGCACCCTGGAAGACTAACGCACCCTGGAAGACTGTCGCACCCTGGAAGACCCTGGAAGACTGACGCACCCTGGAAGACTATCTCACCCTGGAAGACTGTCGCACCCTGGAAGACTTAGGCCTGGCTGTTCTTAACCAACCGTTCCTCCAACAGTGTTGCTTGTTGTTGACTCTTATCTCTAAAATATGAACAAGATCTGTGGGCTGCTCATGAATACTTTCTTCTTCTCTACAACGTGACTGCAATCATTGTCTAGTAATAAAGGAGAAGGCCATCAAATGAACCCTTGAAGGATATAATGGATATATTATGTAGCCTATGTGATGACTGGGCATGCCTCATGTATGCAAAGCCTACTTACATTGACGAGGTCACGAACGACTGTATGAGCTTATTATCATGTAACTGAGACACAAATATACTATCCCACACTACTGCAAATACCATTCAGAAAACGTCTTTGTAATACTGCAATAATATTACACTGATATGAGTATATTTTCGAAATACAATGTTGGGAGAATACACAGGTCGATAAAACCAGTTTCTGGATAACTTTCTCATCCTGAACTCGTAGGAAGGATTGTCCATTGCCAGACAAAATGAAGTGACTCTTAAACGTGCCACCCACAATCCTTTGTAAACTCTGCCAATATCAGACAGAACCCTTTCTGAAACTGCCCTGCATGCGCGCTGCCTTTTGCCTTAGACATCTATGATTCAAACAAGACTGATGAGCTGTTGCTCATTTATAGAGATAGCAGCTTGCCCTTTTCTTCAATTTGATTTCCGGCTTTATCTTTAACATATGACAAAGGCAGATAGACAATGGAATAATGTGAAATGAACTGACAAatccagttttttatttttttacgtaTCCTTGCTGACAAGCGTATGCAAATGAACTCCATTAATATGCTTCCCTTGCTCCCAAGtcgttttatatttttttcttgaTTAAAAAGGACATTTCTTATGTGacaccccccctccccatccTATCAACACACAAgcaacatacacaaacacagacgcacattcacacacgcacgcacgcgcacacacacatacattgctTTTGACAATAATTCAATATCAGAGTGCCCTCTATAAGTAACAATGCAGGTGGCTCTTAGAACACCAACACAATGAGTGTTCCGTGTAATCATGACAGTCTTATTTCATTCATTTGGAACTCAGTTTCTGGAAAAAGCAAAATCGTTGACGTACACACTTAGAGGAAGTTGTACCGGTTGTTACACAGTAAGTACCAGTAATCCAACGTTTCCTTCTCTTGTGCACAAGTACGCAATTCAAGTCTGTGTGGTTCGCATTATAAACTCACAGGGTCACAAGTCGTGACTTCTTACCGTCATAGATAGCATTTACAAGTATCTCCCGAGTAACTGTGCGCCTGTATGCTTGACCTTGACATGTCTGCCATCCAAACAGCAGACTGTAGCAATGTCTACGCCGGCTCTAACCCGAAACAGATCTAACGTTTGTCTGGTGTCTACAACAATGCTCTTTCATTAACGATAAGGCTCAAATGACGCCTGCAAAGCCACCAGACTTCCTTTTGCACTCTCTCACAGAGGTGCAGTGGTGCTCTACTTTACAGTTTGTGGTTAATATTTACCGTTTTAAGTAAAGCGGCACAAAACCAgatttctcttcttcttttttttttttttttccctgaGCAAATTGCTCTGCAACCCACAGCTTAATTACGGACGGTATCTTTAACACAATGGAAGTGTATTTCTGTCCGATTATATTTGTGCTCAGTACGTGTCATTATCGAAGCAACAAGCATCGCAAACGTGCGAGGGCAAATGTGCTCTGATCCTATAAAGTACATGCAAAGTTGAAGGAAACAGAAGACACTTGCCCAGTGAGCATTACAAATGATGTATACACTGAACGCCACAGACATTTGCATATTCTAAGGCTAAAACACATACTGCCAAACATGCTCTTGTGAAGGTACTGATTGAACCCCAAATCATTTAGTAAACATCGTAataccaacaaacaaaaaaacacactgtatagcctcaaaacatgtttaaagctatacttttgatatcatggatgttcagtccttgcatccatagcgctgtgtatgaatttgaaagtggttacatttctccaggtccATCCCTCAGCCTTTTGGTGGCCAGTTTGTTATTGTTTTAACCAGGTTTATAAGGAGAAGTTATGAATGGAAAAGCCATTAGTAAGGCACTACTTTGTTATTTTGGCATGTATTGACAAGAATCCATTAACTAATTACAATGCAATACCTCATTAAGTTATCATGAAGGTCATTGCTTTTAAATAATCAATCATTATTCACAAAGTAACGGAATTCCATCATATTTGCACCAAATCATTAATGAATTTAGAGGGGGAAAACATTTCTGATGGAAAATGTGTGCGTTCGCCATATGTTACATATTCTGAGGAATGCATATTTACAAAATATTGAAGGAAAGCAGACACCAACACAAGTAGAGATAGCCTGGACCATTTTAAGCATGGCAGTAAATTGAAACTAATAGGAATATTTCCTCGTGCTTGTTTAGTCTATTGCAGGTGGTCTTCGGGACGCTTCTCATTAACCCAATAAAAAAGGGAGTTGTTTTTCTTCCTCCCCATGCTCTTTGACTGAACTGGATTATTACATGCTGTAATGAGGCCAAAACAGAACGGTTCCCAGCACAACAAGTGAAACAAAGTAGAATAAACCCAGTCTGTTTCTTCCAACATACCTAGACTCCACACAACAAACTACGCTAACATAGGAGTTCAGAACCAAGATTCGAGCTTCATAACGTAGCACGAATGAAGTAAACCAATATATCAGAACAACAATTCTATACAAGAAACTTGAACGCTATACAACGGTGACAAATATGAATCGACCTAGCTGGGCCTTTCCTTTCTGCTCTGTAGTCCCACACAAAATGTCATTGAGGTCTCTTAAGAGGACTTGTCAACAGGTAGTTCGGCTTTCAGCTCATCTCCACGGATCACTATGAGGCCCCCTCCGCTGAAAGAAAAAaatagaaagggaagagagaaagaaaaatgcCTGTCTTTTTATCCCCTGCGTCTGACAGGCTTTCGCGATGCCAAGGAGGAAGATCAACGGGAGACAAGCGAATTCCCACAGTTCATTGTCCTGGTCAGCCGCATCATCATCCGGAGCCGGGCCAAAAGCTCAAAGCTTCCTTTTATGCTAACCATTCCTGGTATTATTTTGATgaccagcaggtgtgtgtgtgtgtgtgtgtgtgtgtgtgcctttttcACGTGTATATCTTGCAATAGTGGTCACAGCAGTGTGGAAAGACTCCTGCCAGTAGATTTTATGCATTGTGAGGAGTGGGGGATTAATTGGCTCGAACATTTGTTAACCAGCCTGTGTTTCACAATAAGAAGGGGGATGGATGAgaaagatgacagagaggacaaaCAAGCGCACAAAAAGGGATGAAAAAGGGAATGATTTTAGATAATGGGAAAGAATTTCCAACATGTCAATTATTGTCCGTATTCTGTCATGTGCAGTTTTCCCCCTCCTACCCTCTCCCTCGTGACACAGCCCTCTGTCGGGAAAACGGGGCCACGTCCTCATGGCAGGCTACAGTAGTCACGGTCGAATCGCTGATCACGCATGGTTACTCTACAGCAGAGAAAGGACACCGAACAATGACCACAGTGTAGCTGTCCGTGTAGGGTCGATCATGGCTTACATTATTCCCCTGGGCTGCCTGCCTGCATTTGAATACAACATActggaaaataaatacaatgaCACATCGCTAGCAAGGCATCGCTGACACTGTTTCTTAAAGGCAGACATGCTAACAGTACAATCAACCCAGCGATTGTTTTCACTCTACAGTGGGAAATGAGAAGGGCAGCCCGGTAGTGCTGAGTGAGTCACCCATCATCACACTCTCACAGGCATTAGAACGGCTATAATGTTGGCAAAAGAAAGCCATATCTGCCTAGCACCAGTTGACAAAGTCAACCGGGCCGTTTTCTTCCCTTTCAGGATTCCCCCTAAACTCTAAATGTCAATATTACCTGAAATACAGTAAGTGAATATCAGAAATAATTGCTGTTTTCTACTCCTCATGCTGGTTCTGTTCTTAGGAAGTTTTGCATAATGGCTGAACAGGGGCTGTTGTTGTGACAGGTGCTGAAATCAAACTGGGAGGCGATGGAGACAAGGTTCAATTTAGTTTGTGAATCCTTTAATTGTTGCATagctaataaaaaaataaaaaaagatcccTTACACTCCTGACTATTTTCCGTCGCTTGTATGCATACATTGGAAGGTAAATTGTGCCTCGAAGCCAAGTGATGGTGCCTTtgtgaagggaagggaggagaggggttgggTGCTACTTCAACGTACTTACCATCTCCTCACAACTGTAGTTTGGAGTTTTCACCAAACAAATGTATGGCTAATTAGAGATGCTCATTAATTATTTTACATCATGCCGCCGTTAATTGAACGACTCTTCAATGTCTTTGAAAAATAtctatttttctctccctttttctctgtgAGAAGATAAGGGGAGACTATAAACAGGTAGGGGAGCCATATGCTCTTTGAATGAAAAAGCACTTCTGTCCAGGCAATTGGGCTTTTTAAATATTGAACCACTGCATGTCTTTTTTAATATGACAATGTTGAATCTCCTTTATTCCATCACTTTGATAAACTCGCTCAAGCTAATCTGGAGAGACTTCATGTGAAGAAAACTTTCAATTCTTGCAGGCACTCTGTCAAGGCAGGCCGTTATGCAACTGTACTCGGTATGTCCATAGAGCAGTTTTTTAAAAGCAGCACACATCCTGTTTAAGAAAGCAACTAATCTTATCAAAGCCATCAGGAAGTGAGACTTGACTGCAAATGCTGTCGATTCTTTGCATACGTTACAATATCTGTATTTTCTTTGCAGCTATTGTTTGCAGCTGTGAGTAGCTCTGAGAATAATtcatcattttctctctccctctcgtgtgACCCAAAGTCAGATCCTGTCTTAATGTGGCTTAataagaaaggaaagaaagacagagaggaagagagggagattcAGAGAGCAGGGCACATTATCTGCATTaaagtgtatttattatagactAATTGTGGCAGAGGAAGTGCGTTAGGAGGGTGTGCTCtcaggagggagggtggggagcaTTCGGGACATCAGGGAACATGTTTATTTATCTCACTTTATCTGAAACAGTGGGGCTACTTCTCTTAGGATCAGAGACAAATagtgagagaggaagggggagagggaaagaggggaagaagggggaagagagagtgagtgtaacCATTTTGCGGGCCAGACAGAAGTGTTTGCCTACATGCCAACGCTTCACTAAGACAAGACTCTGATTAGCGGAATAAGGCAAAGTTGGTCAAACTTCAAAACAGGCCTCTCTCTGAACTCCACTACAAAAACCTCTCCTCATCCTGTTCTCCTCTGTGAAACACCCAACCCAGGACAGCAGCCTCCTTTTGGTGAGGTTGCTAAAGGTAATAGCTTTTACTTTAAAGCAAATTTAGAAGACaaatttctacagtaaaactgagGTTAAAGAACTGTATACAATACCAAAACTGTTTTATGTTTCATTCTACTGAGGTAAATAAGATATGTGTGTATTGAAGGACCAGTTTTGCCCAAGCCCTGGATTCCAAACgtctctccacactcctctctctctgacctgtctGCATTTTTATCActtctccctgccctctctgacCTTCAACATGATCACTGATTCACCATCTCTCACAAGCAGCGGCTAAATCTCAGTTCAGCAGAGaacaagtgtctgtgtgtgtgtgtatgtgtgtgtgtgcatgtgtgtgtgtgtatgtgtgtgcacgtgtgtgtgtgtgtgtgtgtgttcatgaaaGCGATGATGTTTAATGAAAAATGACCTCTCTGTATAGTGCATTCCGTGCTTCCCTCCCTGGAGATGTCTCGCTCTTGAAGCAACACAAGGCCTCTTCTTTAATTGTCCCGGTGTAGTGCCGTGTGGCTGGTGATCAGTGATATTACTCACATTCTCTGTTTTCCTGAACCCTTGTCATCGCTAACCCCCACCACCATGATGCTAATATGTTGTTTATGTTACCATGGCTGCAGATTGTACATATTCTATTCAAGAGGCATCTCTGCATGAGCAATGCATCATGGGTCGTAACCTCTCtgtattacagtgccttgcaaaagtattcatcacccttggcattttttctattatgttgcattacaacctgtaatttaaatggatttttatttggatttcatgtaatggatctACATGAAATAGTCCAAAttagtgaagtgaaatgaaaaacatGACTTTTATAAAAACATTACTtttaaataaaaaacggaaaagtggtgcatgcatatgtagtCACccccttcagaagtcacataagtagttaaataaagtccacctgtgtgcaatctaactgtcacatgatctcagtatatatactgtacacctgttctgaaaggccccagagtctgcaacaccactaagcaaggggcaccaccaagtaagcggcaccatgaagaccaaggagctctccaaacaggtcagggacaaagttgtggagaagtacagatcagggttgggttatgaaaaaatattagaaactttgaacatcccacggagcaccattaaatccattattaaaaaatgtaaagaatatagcaccacaacaaacctgccaagagagggccgcccaccaaaactcacggaccaggcaaggagggcattaatcagagaagcaacaaagagaccaaagataaccctgaaggagttgcaaagctccacagtggagattggagtgtctgtcc
This window encodes:
- the LOC112249061 gene encoding zinc finger protein 536-like isoform X2, with protein sequence MEDSSLCLGVSSAVSDADRHHLSNTVLNGRYPISQKLHQLTAQLGHAFPDLQSRQQIPEEKAATPLDEKSHAALASQPISSQMALLANQLNRDIDASALANLNGRVDLQQFLNGQNLGIMSQMNDIEDDARKNRKYPCPLCGKRFRFNSILSLHMRTHTGEKPFKCPYCDHRAAQKGNLKIHLRTHKLGNLGKGRGRVREENRLLHELEERAILRDKQIRSSSLLQPAQPLQHQPHLGPQTQQQQQQPGSACGLLTPTSLGTPDSLSQPSSSPKPASAQDDQALNPPTGFRCTFCKGKFKKREELDRHIRILHKPYKCTLCEFAASQEEDLISHVEKAHITAESAAGQGAAGGTEKPANEFRCEVCGQVFSQAWFLKGHMRKHKDSFEHVCQICGRRFKEPWFLKNHMKVHLNKLAIKSKPPAEDINAVNTMNSMAQEAHANLYSRYISCLQGGFLSPDKQGLSEQHQMLAKAGIAMKEKEMLGKLLGPMVGMGHGLGEGEKRSLLGCLNLVPPLKSSCMERLQAAAKVAEMDPLNSYQAWQIMARGMAMDRAFMPKEQHHEQHHEERINAAGMAFTKEKHDYPMMGSNDGSKQKQHIEALHGSKAGSGAMMPLKDDRVGFDSHRDFMPHHGGHGLGLGHGLEYNHLTSLKEKPTECPDCGRVFRTYHQMVVHSRVHNKERRPIEEAIQQQNNTTGLDERRGSASDPESQSISRSTTPGSSNVTEESGAGGGHSQTGSVQDDSPHPSSPSSDVGDDLGKAAGSVQQAPSQHRDRSLGSAIKDCPYCGKTFRTSHHLKVHLRIHTGEKPYRCPHCDYAGTQSASLKYHLERHHRERQNGGGPSSGHAPLAEHKEEHGKGGVFARPDVLRGVFKGMPSSLDFRGGPLHPHQWAPPGMLSPRERERDRERERNGLGSDTLSESMKSPEGPSAADVPASFRDLGRAYQSMVGNGVNFQGSLQAFMDSFVLSSLKKEKEMRESHLQSQHYFESGEPKAKRNDTGEEKAEAKPSTGKPGSQYEPLDLSVNVKPETGSLPGSSVTFQDNVAWHGCLFCSFTTASVELMALHLQANHLGKAKQCKEGKEHQGEPSHFLKASMGPAHLHDRDNDREGEKSQSAWSNHMEHHASMGAFQSDFYKQYGGMYDGSPRTPGLQGFGATCPDPALEQQSQARETAGDELSDKASCGELEDQAQSEDDEGRDGERCHSTESSSAQPERQRPHSDDEEEEEEEDGMEGEDEDSATYQMPKQTQAVSPAREAQRPRASLGPGAPFPPQFQPQPPLEKQWQQGLGLLSSPGGSPGLLKPEHAHLEQQMNMLSVLRAYSSENLAAFNGLGSGSNSGVGIKRPDAPSHGGHGGQGGQKPFQCRYCSYGASQKGNLKTHVLCVHRMPFDNSQYPDRRFKRSRIDSDASGNSEDGTTSYPTGIHGGMADPPLSGDPLHP